The genomic window GAGATATATGAAAAAGCTGAGGAATTTGGATTAAAAGAGAAAGATGTAGAAATGGCAATTGAATATTTAAGAAAAACTGGTGAAATTTACTCTCCAAGGCATGGTTATTATGCTATAATAGAATAACAGTTTCAAACGGCGCGGGGGGGGAATCGAACCCCGAGGGCAAATGCCCTCGACGGATCTGAAGTCCGCCCCGGGCTACCAAGCCCGGTACCCCGCGCCACATAAGGTAAATAGTATTATAAATAATAGGGTTATTTAAAACTTATGTCTTTAATGTGGGTGATTATTTTGTTATATTTTGCTACAGGAAATATAAACAAAGTAAAAGAGGCAGAGATTATCTTAAAAGATATTAAAATTCAGCAAATAAATATTAAGTATCCTGAAATTCAAGGTAGTTTAGAAGAAGTAGCAGAATTTGGAGCAAAGTATGTGTATAATATAATAAAAAAACCTGTAATTGTTGAAGATTCTGGATTTTTTGTTGAAGCCTTGAATGGATTTCCTGGGCCTTATTCAAGATATGTTCAAGAAACTATTGGAAATGAAGGAATATTAAAATTATTAGAAGATAAAGATAATAGAAATGCTTATTTTAAATGTGTAATTGGATATTGTGATGAAAATGGAGTTAAACTTTTCTCTGGAATTATAAGAGGAAAAGTATCAGAAGAGATTAGAGGAGAACATGGATTTGCATATGATAGTATATTTATTCCAGAAGGGGAAAGTAGAACATTTGCTGAGATGAGTAGAGAAGAAAAAAGTAGAATATCACATAGAAAATTAGCTTTTGATAAGTTAAGAGAATTTCTAAAAAGGGGAAAGTATGAGATTTAATATAAAAGAGGTATTAAATTTAGCAGAGAGAGATTTTGAAAAAGCTTGGAGAGATAGTAAGAAGTATATAAAAAAGGAGATTAATAAAAGATATCCAAGAATAAATATAGAATATGGCAAACCTCATCCCGTTATGGAAGTGATCCAAAGACTTAGAGAAGCATATTTAAGAATGGGTTTTGAAGAGGTAATAAATCCTATTATAGTGGATGAATTGGAAGTTTATAAGCAGTTTGGTTCTGAAGCTATGGCTGTATTGGATAGATGTTTCTACTTAGCTGGTTTACCCAGACCTGATGTAGGATTGAGTAAGGAAAAGATAGAAATAATTAAAAACTTAAATATAGATATTGATGATAATAAAGCTGAAAGGCTTAGGGAGACATTACACAAATATAAAAAAGGTGAAGTTGATGGAGATGATTTAATTTATGAAATTTCAAAAGCATTAAACATAGATAATGAACTTGCTTTAAAAGTCTTAGATAAAGCTTTCCCTGAATTTAAGGATCTTAAACCTGAAGCCTCTTCTCTAACATTGAGAAGCCATATGACTTCAGGATGGTTCATAACATTAAGCCATTTAATTAAAAAAAGAGATCTACCTATAAAATTATTTTCAATAGATAGATGTTTTAGAAGAGAACAAAGAGAAGATAGGAGTCATTTATATAGCTATCATTCAGCTTCATGTGTTATTGCTGATGAAGATGTATCTGAAGATGAGGGAAAAGCTGTTGCTGAAGCATTATTAAAACAGTTTGGATTCACAAAATTTAAGTTCAAATTGGATGAAAAGAAGAGTAAATATTACACTCCAGAAACTCAGACTGAAGTTTATGCATTTCATCCTAAGCTTAATGATTGGATAGAAATTGCTACTTTTGGAGTTTACTCTCCTGTTTCTCTATCTAAATATAATATAGATGTTCCTGTTATGAACTTAGGTTTGGGTGTAGAAAGGCTTACTATGGTTTTATACAATTACGATGATGTTAGGAGAATGGTTTACCCACAGTTTTATGAACTGATATTGGATGATATTGAAATAGCAAGAGCTATTAAAATAGATAAAACTCCTATTTTAGATGAATTTCATGATCTTACTTGTGAGATTATAGATAAGTGTATCAGTCATAAAGATGATATTGCTCCAACATCTATAACATTTGAGAAGACTCTGAAATTTAACAGTGAAAAAAGAAGAATTATAATTAAAATTTTTGAAAATGAAGAAGGGAAAAAACTGTTAGGTCCTTCTGTTTTGAATGAAATTTATGTTTATAATGGAAACATATATGGAATACCTAAAAACTTAGAAGGAATAAAAGAGGAGTATAGAGATGTGTTAAAAGATGTGAAAGATCATGGGGTGAGTACTGGGATAAGATATATAGATGGGGTTATATATAAACTAACATCTAAAATAGAAGAAGCTTTAGTCTCTAACATAGATAGGTTTAACTTTAGAGTTACAATAGTTAGGAACTTAAGTGATATCAACTTAAAAGTGGATGATAAAGTTATGAAGTATTTAATGAGAAATGAAAAAATTATTGATGTTAGAGGTCCTGTTTTCTTAAATGCTGAAGTAATAATACACTAACTTTTTAAAACTTTCATCTTTTTATACTTTATCATAAATGTTCCCACACAAATTCCTAAAATTATTGTTAATAAGATTATCCAAAATTCTAATGGAAAACTTAAAAATTTTATATGATCTAAAATCTCCTCTTTTCCTGAGGTATATAGAAGAATATGAACAGCTTCTAAGGCATAAACTCCAAATATCCCCACTTCTAAAACTTCCATAGCTTCTCCTAAGGCTACTTGATATTTTGTATTTTTAGCTAATTGGTTAGCAATTTCTCTTTCAAAATCTTCTGATAGTGTTGTAAGTAATCTTGTTAAGCTTGTTGCTAACTTTTCATTACATTCTAAGAGATTTTTTATCTCAAGCATTCTATACTTTAACCTCTCCAATTTCATTTTAGTATCTACCTCTTCTAACAAATATAAATCAAAATCTCCAAAATTTGGAGGATATAATGAATTTAAAACTTCAATAATTTCATTTAAATAGTTATATGCCATCTCTATAACAGACAGTTCTCTATCAATTTTACTCAGTTCTGCCCTAACTTTTGATATGTCTTTTATATCAACATTTTCTAATAAACCACTTATACTTTCTAATTTTGATGCTATAGTATTAAGTTTAAAAAATAGATCTTTTGAAACTCCTGTTATACTTCTAATAAAGGAATAATAGTAGACAAACCTCTCAAACTTCTCTATATTGCTAGATGATATATAAATTCCATACTCTCCAAAAACAATCAACCCTTCACTCAACTTTACAATTCTTTTTATCATCCCTATAACTTTACTAATTTCTTTAATATCTTCAACATCATTTTCTGTTAAAATTGTTATATGTTTATATAATTTAATATCTCCATAGAGTGTCTCTAAAATATACCTCTGTGAAGATGTTATTAGATAACTCATTATTCTTGATGAGTCTAAGATTAAATCAGGGATGATAAAGGAGAGTTGATCAATAGTTATATTTTTTGGTTCTATGATTTCAGAAGAATAAAGGCATCTGCCAAGATAATCAATATATATAAAAACATCTTTATTTCCAATATTTGCTGTAAATTTAACAGAAGTTTCAGGAATAAAATCAATAATACTAACTGTTGTTTTATATTTAGCTATTTCAAAAATAGCTTTATTTTTAATATCTCTATTCTCTGTTCCTGTAAAATACTTTTTTCTTTTTTGAAACTCTTTTAATGTTATTCTATTTATAAATTCTGCCATATGGTTTTTCCCAAATGGAATCCATTCAGTTAGCACAACTATGGTTTTATATCCCATAATGATACCTTCATAATATAACTCTTTGACTTATACTTAATCCTCTCTAACTCAGTTAAAATTATATCTAAATCTCCTTCTTTAGACTTAATTTTTATTCCATTTTCAGTAATTATTATTTCCTTTAAATTTCCATTTTCATCTAAAATAGTTTTCTCTATTATTTCTTTATCTTTCTCGCTAAAATTATAGTTCAAGCTTTTTCCAATTTTATAACCAACTATAAATTCATTTAACCCCTTAATAGAAAGTAGGATCTCACTTATATACCCATTATCTAAAAGAAAATTTAAATCTTCTAATGCATCATAACTGATATTTATAAACTTTATTTTATCCTGCCAAATATAAGGCATGGGAGCATAGGTGTAACTTAAAACTTTAAGTTTAATAAAGTAATATATTAAAGCAAAAACTACTATTTGCCTAACCCATTTTTTATCATCTCTAGTTAAAAGATAAATAATATAATGCAACTTTTGTTTATTTTCATCCAAATTTACCACTCCTTTATAATTTCATAAATAGGCCCTTCTCTTGTTAAAGTAGATTTATATAATTTTATTTTTTCAGCTGTGAAAGAACCAAATTCAACATTCTTAAACTCTCTTATTCTATCTTTTAATAACTTTTTATTCTCTATAAATTTAACCCTACCTATAGTTAGATGTGGAATATAATTATTTTCCTTTTTAAAACCTAATGTTGATAATTTTTTGTCTATATCTTTAAATAAATCAATTATTTTATCTCCTTCAACACCTACCCAAATAACTCTTATAAAATTCTCATTTGGAAACACTCCTAAATTTTTTAGTTTTATTCTTATTGGTTCTATGGATAGGTCAAGATCTAAAATTTTATTTAATAAATTTTCATCAACTTCTCCTAAGAACTTCACTGTTATATGCAAATTTTCTTTTTCAACAAGTTTTATTCCTTTAATTTTAAAACTTTTCTGAAACTCATAAATCTTGTTTTTTATATCTTTTGGAATGTCTATAGCTAAAAATAATCTCATGTTATCTCCTCAAAAGAATTGGGATACCTTCTATTATATCAAACACCCTTTTACACTTTTTACATACTAATTTATTACTATCTAAATACAAATCTCCTCCACAGTATGGACATTGTAAGATCTCCAAATATTTCTCTATCCAACTCATAGTATCATTAGCATCAACTCTCTTGCTATTTTAGCTGCAGTTATTGCTGTTATATTAGCTAGATCATATATTGGAGCTACCTCAACAATATCAAATCCTACAATCATATCTTTAACATCTCTTAATAGATATAGTGAATTAAATAGCTCTTTTGTTGTAAATCCACATGGTTCTGGAGTTCCTGTTCCTGGAGCAAAAGCAGGGTCAAGAACATCAATGTCAATTGTTACATATATTGGTTTATTTATATCTTTAATTATATCAATATCTTCTTCATTTAATAACCTCTGCTTAGAGTATATATTACACTTCTTTATAAACTCCCACTCTTCTTTATCTCCACTTCTAACTCCAAACTGAAAAATGTTTTTATTAATCTCATATATCCTTCTCATAACACAGGCATGTGATAAGGGGTTTCCCAAATATTCATCTCTTAAATCACAGTGGGCATCAAACTGAATAACAATAAAATCATTATAAATCTCTTTTACTGCTTTAATTATTGGAAATGTAATTGAATGTTCTCCGCCAAAAATAATAGGCTTTTTACCATCATTAAGTATATTTTTTATGGTATTTGTTATTAAATTAAAAATATCTTTTTGGTTACCATATAAATCAAGGTCTTTTAAATCACAGTATTTTACTTCTGTAAGATCTCTATCCAATATTGGGCTATAACTTTCTAATCCCCATGAGGCCTCTCTTATAGCTTTCCCCCCATCTCTTGCTCCAGGTTTAAAAGAGGTGGTTTCATCATAAGGAATGGATATAATAACCCCATCAGCAGATTTATAATCAGCATCAGCTAACATATATTTAGATAGATCTATAAACACATTATCACCAATATATTTTTATATATGAATATAAATATTAAAAAAAGAATTTAGCCAAAGAGTGCAGCCAAACCAGCAACAGCAGCAGTTTCTTCTTCCTTCTTCTCTTCTTTCTTCTCCTCTTTAGCTTCCTCTTTCTTCTCTTCTACTGCTGGAGCTGGAGCTGCTACAGCTACTGGCATTGCTGCATTAGCAATAGCTTCATCAATATTAACTCCCTCTAATCCAGCTACTAATGCCTTTATTCTAGCTTCATCAACTTCTATTCCTGCAGCCTGCAAAACAGCTTTTAAGTTCTCTTCATTAATCTCTTTTCCTGCTGAGTGTAATAGTAGTGCTGCATATATGTACTCCATATTTTACACCTCTCTTTATTTTTTGTGTTTCTTATGGTTAAAATTTATAGAAAGATTTAGAAAGATAATTAACTAATAGAATATAAATAATTTTCGGTTTAGAATAATAGGGCTAAACCTGCTGCAGCAGTTTCTTCTTCCTTCTTCTCTTCTTTCTTCTCCTCTTTAGCTTCCTCTTTCTTCTCTTCTACTGCTGGAGCTGGAGCTGATGACATTAAGTTTTTAATTTCTTCATCTAATGCTTCATCAGGCAGTAATTTTGCTAAAGCTAAAGCTTGAGCTTGAGCTTTTGCTAATATATCTCCAGCAGTATCTTTTGTTACATAACATGATTCTAATGCTAATGCCTTTGCCTCCATAAATGCCTTTTGTATTAACATTGGCAATACTTCCTTTGCTGGATATGCTATATTAAATGCTAAGTTCATTGCATGTTGGTAAGCTGTTTGTATATCACTTAACAACTTACTCTCATCAATCTTTAAAACTTCTGGGGTATATATAATTCCATCCTCATAAACAGCTAAGATATCTAACCCTACTTTTATTGGTTTTATTCCTAATTTATTTAATACTGCAGCTAACTGTGGAGAAACCACTTCTCCTTTCCTAACAACTACTTTATCCTCTTTTATAGCAATTTTACCTTTTTCAATAGCTGCAGGAATTCCTACAGCTTTTAATTCACTTAAAAATGGACCTGGAGGCATCCCTGTTGAACCCTTTTCAACTTTAATATCACATGGAGCTATTTGCCCTCCTTTAACTGGAGCAGGACTTTTATTCTCCTCTAATAACTTATATAATTTAAATGGATTCATATCAGTAACTAATATTGCTGCCCCTCTCTCAACATAATTAGCTAATTCTGCTAACTTAGGATTATTTAATTCCTCAGAAGCCTCTTTTATAGCTCTTTTTATTAGTGTGTTTCTTGACATCCTAAGTTTAACCTTATCTCTTATTTTTGCCCTAATTTCTTGTAACTGTGGTGCAGGGACATCCATCATATCTACAATAGCAACAACTGGCTTACTTTTTATTAAACTTTTCAATGTTTTAACTTCTTCAATCTTCCATGGAGCTACATGAGGTTTTACTTTTGTTGTCATATTAACACCTTATTTCTTTTTAACTTTTTCTTTCTCCTTTTCTATCTTAACTGCTGGACCCATTGTTAGTTTGACATAAGCATCTTTTATATGATACAATCCTTTTTCATACTTTTTAGCTACAACATTTAAAACTGCTTCAATATTATCAACTATTTGCTCATCACTCATTTTTTCATTACCTACAAGAACTTGGAAATATGGCTTATCTCTTGTATTAATAACTACTGTCTTTTTTAATCTTTCTACTAATGGTTTTATATCCGCGTTAGCTGGCACTGGTTTTGGCATCTTACCTCTGGGACCTAATATAACCCCAAAGTATCTACCAATCAATGGCATTAAATCTGCTTGAGCTATAAAGAAGTCATGAGCTTTAGCTATTTTTCTTAACTGTCTTTTATTTTTCCCAAGTTCCTCTATCTGATCTTTTCTTATAACTGTTAAACCCAGCTCTTCAGCTTGCTGAGCTAATGGTCCTTCAGCTATAACAGCAATCTTAGCTTCTTTTCCTCTACCATGTGGTAAAACTACTTCAGCTTTTATTCTATTTTCTGGTTTTCTCATGTCTAATTCTTTTAATGTTGCAATGAATTCAAATGATTGAGTAAAATTTCTTGGCTTTGCTAAAGAACGAGCTTCTTTTACAGCTTTCAATATCGCTTCTCTATCCATGCTCTCATCCTTATAAAATTTTTGTTTTAAAGGGATAAAAATAATAAATCTATTTCCAGTGTTTAAAATAGTTTAGTTAAAAGATTATTGATTTTAATATTTCCTTATCTATATAAAACTTTCGGTATTTTATTCATAAATTAAACCCATGTCTTTTTAATCTATTTAAAACCATATCCCATGTTGGCAAATTAGTTTGTGATCCTTTTGCTTCAACAACAAAAGATGCTGCTGCTGAAGCTATTAAACCACACTTTTCCAATGGATATTTTTTTAAATATGCTACTAAAAATCCTGCTCTATATGCATCTCCTGCCCCAGTGGGATCAACAACTTTAGCTTTAATAACAGGAATTTCTATTTTTTTATTCTCTTCTGTATATATAGTACTTCCTTTCTCTCCTTTTGTTACCACTAATATGTCAACATATTTTAAAAAATCATCTAAATTAAAATTTAACATCTTACTAATCCTATCAAATTCATATTTATTTAAAAATAAAAAATTTGTATGTTTTATTAATTCTCTAAGACTATTTTCACTATATTGTGGCAAATCTTGTCCAGGATCAAAAGAAACTATAGCCTTTCCATAAGCTTTTTTTGCAGCCCTTAAATTATAATCAGGATCTCCAGTAGCTATATGAACTATATTAGTATCAAAATTTGGAGGATTTAATTCTTTATAGTGTTTAGCAGCCCCCCATAAAAAAAATGTTATCTGATTATTTTCTTTATCTGTAAAAATCCAAGCTTTTGGAGTTTCTTCATCTTCAGAATAATAGAGTTTTGATATATTTACTCCTAATTTTTTAAGATATTTTTCATATCTACTATCCTTAAAATCATATCCTACACACGATATTAATTCACAATCCACACCTAACTTCTTTATAGCTACAGCAGTATTTGCTGCTGCCCCTCCATAATACAATTTAGCTGATGGAATTTGAACAGAGCTATTGGGTTCTGGAAATCTATCTATATTAAAAATATAATCTAAAGCTATATGCCCAATACAAGTTATCATCAATTTTCACCCATAAAGTTAAAGGTGTAATTATTAATATAATGATTATCTATAAATTATTAATGGTGAGAGCTATGATAATTTCAGAAAATTCTAAAGCAGAAGACCTAATACCTATAGCAAAAGCTATACATATATTAGTTAATAAATTACCTATAACAATGAGGAGTAAAAATTATCCTGGTGTAAGGTTAGAGAAGGGTGAGGTAGTAGATAAGAACTTTGAAGGTTATGTTCTAAAATTAGCTATTGAGAAAGGGGAAGTAATAAAAGCCACA from Methanocaldococcus villosus KIN24-T80 includes these protein-coding regions:
- a CDS encoding XTP/dITP diphosphatase, yielding MLLYFATGNINKVKEAEIILKDIKIQQINIKYPEIQGSLEEVAEFGAKYVYNIIKKPVIVEDSGFFVEALNGFPGPYSRYVQETIGNEGILKLLEDKDNRNAYFKCVIGYCDENGVKLFSGIIRGKVSEEIRGEHGFAYDSIFIPEGESRTFAEMSREEKSRISHRKLAFDKLREFLKRGKYEI
- the sepS gene encoding O-phosphoserine--tRNA ligase → MRFNIKEVLNLAERDFEKAWRDSKKYIKKEINKRYPRINIEYGKPHPVMEVIQRLREAYLRMGFEEVINPIIVDELEVYKQFGSEAMAVLDRCFYLAGLPRPDVGLSKEKIEIIKNLNIDIDDNKAERLRETLHKYKKGEVDGDDLIYEISKALNIDNELALKVLDKAFPEFKDLKPEASSLTLRSHMTSGWFITLSHLIKKRDLPIKLFSIDRCFRREQREDRSHLYSYHSASCVIADEDVSEDEGKAVAEALLKQFGFTKFKFKLDEKKSKYYTPETQTEVYAFHPKLNDWIEIATFGVYSPVSLSKYNIDVPVMNLGLGVERLTMVLYNYDDVRRMVYPQFYELILDDIEIARAIKIDKTPILDEFHDLTCEIIDKCISHKDDIAPTSITFEKTLKFNSEKRRIIIKIFENEEGKKLLGPSVLNEIYVYNGNIYGIPKNLEGIKEEYRDVLKDVKDHGVSTGIRYIDGVIYKLTSKIEEALVSNIDRFNFRVTIVRNLSDINLKVDDKVMKYLMRNEKIIDVRGPVFLNAEVIIH
- the thpR gene encoding RNA 2',3'-cyclic phosphodiesterase codes for the protein MRLFLAIDIPKDIKNKIYEFQKSFKIKGIKLVEKENLHITVKFLGEVDENLLNKILDLDLSIEPIRIKLKNLGVFPNENFIRVIWVGVEGDKIIDLFKDIDKKLSTLGFKKENNYIPHLTIGRVKFIENKKLLKDRIREFKNVEFGSFTAEKIKLYKSTLTREGPIYEIIKEW
- a CDS encoding Trm112 family protein → MSWIEKYLEILQCPYCGGDLYLDSNKLVCKKCKRVFDIIEGIPILLRR
- the speB gene encoding agmatinase, translated to MFIDLSKYMLADADYKSADGVIISIPYDETTSFKPGARDGGKAIREASWGLESYSPILDRDLTEVKYCDLKDLDLYGNQKDIFNLITNTIKNILNDGKKPIIFGGEHSITFPIIKAVKEIYNDFIVIQFDAHCDLRDEYLGNPLSHACVMRRIYEINKNIFQFGVRSGDKEEWEFIKKCNIYSKQRLLNEEDIDIIKDINKPIYVTIDIDVLDPAFAPGTGTPEPCGFTTKELFNSLYLLRDVKDMIVGFDIVEVAPIYDLANITAITAAKIARELMLMIL
- the rpl12p gene encoding 50S ribosomal protein P1, which produces MEYIYAALLLHSAGKEINEENLKAVLQAAGIEVDEARIKALVAGLEGVNIDEAIANAAMPVAVAAPAPAVEEKKEEAKEEKKEEKKEEETAAVAGLAALFG
- a CDS encoding 50S ribosomal protein L10, which translates into the protein MTTKVKPHVAPWKIEEVKTLKSLIKSKPVVAIVDMMDVPAPQLQEIRAKIRDKVKLRMSRNTLIKRAIKEASEELNNPKLAELANYVERGAAILVTDMNPFKLYKLLEENKSPAPVKGGQIAPCDIKVEKGSTGMPPGPFLSELKAVGIPAAIEKGKIAIKEDKVVVRKGEVVSPQLAAVLNKLGIKPIKVGLDILAVYEDGIIYTPEVLKIDESKLLSDIQTAYQHAMNLAFNIAYPAKEVLPMLIQKAFMEAKALALESCYVTKDTAGDILAKAQAQALALAKLLPDEALDEEIKNLMSSAPAPAVEEKKEEAKEEKKEEKKEEETAAAGLALLF
- a CDS encoding 50S ribosomal protein L1; translation: MDREAILKAVKEARSLAKPRNFTQSFEFIATLKELDMRKPENRIKAEVVLPHGRGKEAKIAVIAEGPLAQQAEELGLTVIRKDQIEELGKNKRQLRKIAKAHDFFIAQADLMPLIGRYFGVILGPRGKMPKPVPANADIKPLVERLKKTVVINTRDKPYFQVLVGNEKMSDEQIVDNIEAVLNVVAKKYEKGLYHIKDAYVKLTMGPAVKIEKEKEKVKKK
- a CDS encoding carbohydrate kinase family protein; the encoded protein is MITCIGHIALDYIFNIDRFPEPNSSVQIPSAKLYYGGAAANTAVAIKKLGVDCELISCVGYDFKDSRYEKYLKKLGVNISKLYYSEDEETPKAWIFTDKENNQITFFLWGAAKHYKELNPPNFDTNIVHIATGDPDYNLRAAKKAYGKAIVSFDPGQDLPQYSENSLRELIKHTNFLFLNKYEFDRISKMLNFNLDDFLKYVDILVVTKGEKGSTIYTEENKKIEIPVIKAKVVDPTGAGDAYRAGFLVAYLKKYPLEKCGLIASAAASFVVEAKGSQTNLPTWDMVLNRLKRHGFNL
- a CDS encoding DUF2111 domain-containing protein, whose protein sequence is MIISENSKAEDLIPIAKAIHILVNKLPITMRSKNYPGVRLEKGEVVDKNFEGYVLKLAIEKGEVIKATPIIGPYKGLPVIVVPIKENDKVVGAVGVVDITAGIFEDILAIARRPELYKFLPEDAYPR